A portion of the Actomonas aquatica genome contains these proteins:
- a CDS encoding NADPH-dependent assimilatory sulfite reductase hemoprotein subunit: protein MSNDQDAPQPLSANEGIKTASNFLRGTIAEELLDESTGAISEDNQQLTKFHGLYLQDDRDLRKERRQAKLEKAFSFMLRVRLPGGRCTPAQWLVLDQLADERANGSLRLTTRQTFQFHGLLKGNVKPLVQGMHKALLDSIAACGDVNRNVMAPPNPERSAAHGAMYEHAKGISEHLLPSTRAYHEIWLDEEKVAGSAPEEEPIYGKTYLPRKFKIGFAIPPSNDVDVFSQDLGFIGIVENGELVGYNVTMGGGLGMSHGNEATHPRLADVVGFITPDQVNAIGEAVVTTQRDYGDRTNRKHARLKYTIEDRGIDWFKAEVEKRSGITFGPVRDYTFTTIQDPHGWHECADGSWFYGLHILSGRIIDRDDWKMKTALREIAEIHQGDFRLTPTQNLTISGVSADQKAAIEAILAKHGLDKENERSLLRLNAMSCVALPTCGLALAESERVLPEVLEKYEAVFEKAGLASNAISLRMTGCPNGCGRPYLAEIGFVGKGPGRYALYIGAKYNGTRLNRMLAPRVTIDESIELLTPIIERYAKERAEGEEFGDFCDRVILPADATVHTVGGEA, encoded by the coding sequence ATGAGCAACGACCAAGACGCCCCCCAGCCACTGTCTGCCAACGAAGGCATCAAAACTGCCTCCAACTTCCTGCGCGGAACCATCGCGGAGGAGCTGTTGGATGAGTCCACTGGCGCGATTTCCGAGGATAATCAGCAGCTCACCAAATTCCACGGTCTCTACCTGCAGGACGACCGTGACCTGCGCAAAGAGCGTCGCCAGGCCAAGCTGGAGAAGGCGTTCTCCTTCATGTTGCGCGTGCGTCTGCCGGGCGGTCGCTGCACCCCGGCTCAGTGGCTGGTGCTCGATCAGCTCGCCGATGAGCGCGCCAACGGCTCTCTGCGTCTCACCACGCGTCAGACTTTCCAGTTCCATGGCCTGTTGAAGGGCAACGTGAAGCCGCTCGTCCAAGGCATGCATAAGGCTTTGCTCGATTCCATCGCGGCCTGCGGTGACGTGAACCGCAACGTCATGGCTCCGCCCAATCCGGAGCGCAGTGCCGCTCACGGTGCCATGTATGAGCACGCCAAGGGCATCTCGGAGCACCTGCTGCCGTCCACCCGCGCCTACCACGAGATCTGGCTCGATGAGGAAAAAGTGGCGGGCTCTGCGCCGGAGGAGGAGCCGATTTACGGCAAGACCTACCTGCCGCGTAAATTTAAGATCGGTTTCGCGATCCCGCCGTCGAACGACGTCGATGTGTTTTCGCAGGACCTCGGTTTCATCGGCATCGTCGAGAACGGTGAGCTGGTGGGCTACAACGTCACCATGGGCGGCGGTCTGGGCATGAGCCACGGCAACGAAGCCACGCATCCGCGACTGGCCGACGTGGTGGGCTTCATCACGCCGGACCAGGTCAACGCCATCGGTGAAGCCGTCGTGACCACCCAGCGCGACTACGGCGACCGCACCAACCGCAAGCACGCCCGCCTCAAATACACGATCGAGGATCGCGGCATCGACTGGTTCAAAGCCGAGGTCGAGAAGCGCTCGGGCATCACCTTTGGTCCGGTGCGCGACTACACTTTCACTACGATTCAAGATCCGCACGGCTGGCACGAGTGCGCCGATGGTTCCTGGTTCTACGGTCTGCACATCCTGAGCGGACGCATCATTGATCGCGACGACTGGAAGATGAAGACGGCGCTGCGTGAGATCGCCGAGATTCACCAAGGGGACTTCCGTCTGACGCCGACGCAAAACCTCACCATTTCCGGTGTCTCCGCCGATCAAAAGGCCGCGATCGAAGCGATTCTGGCGAAGCACGGTCTCGACAAGGAAAACGAGCGTTCGCTGCTGCGTCTCAATGCCATGTCCTGCGTGGCGCTGCCGACTTGCGGACTCGCCCTCGCCGAGAGCGAGCGGGTGCTGCCGGAGGTGTTGGAAAAGTATGAAGCGGTCTTTGAAAAAGCGGGACTGGCCAGCAACGCGATCAGCCTGCGCATGACCGGTTGCCCCAATGGCTGCGGTCGACCGTATCTCGCCGAGATCGGTTTTGTGGGCAAGGGCCCGGGCCGTTACGCGCTCTACATCGGTGCGAAATACAATGGCACCCGCCTCAATCGCATGCTGGCGCCGCGCGTCACCATCGACGAATCGATCGAACTGCTCACGCCCATCATCGAGCGCTATGCCAAGGAGCGCGCCGAGGGTGAAGAGTTCGGCGATTTCTGCGACCGCGTCATCTTGCCGGCCGACGCCACGGTGCACACCGTCGGTGGCGAAGCCTGA
- the hisF gene encoding imidazole glycerol phosphate synthase subunit HisF yields MLARRIIPCLDVTNGRVVKGVKFQELRDAGDPVECAKAYDAQGADELVFLDITASSDGRSIMHDVVAATAEQCFMPLTVGGGLRTVADIEAMLKSGADKVSLNTAAIKDPELIRAASERFGAQCIVVAIDAKREPDGKSWRVYTHGGRNPTELDAVAWAQRAVELGAGEILLTSMDCDGMKTGYDVALTRAISDAVSVPVIASGGAGELPHFAEALDAGRASAVLAASLFHFGELTVPQVKDYLAEHNVPVRR; encoded by the coding sequence ATGCTCGCCCGTCGCATCATTCCCTGCCTCGACGTGACCAATGGTCGCGTCGTCAAAGGCGTGAAATTCCAAGAGCTGCGCGACGCCGGTGATCCCGTCGAATGCGCCAAGGCTTACGACGCCCAAGGAGCCGACGAATTGGTCTTCCTCGACATCACGGCCTCCAGCGATGGTCGGTCCATCATGCACGACGTTGTCGCCGCGACCGCCGAGCAGTGCTTTATGCCGCTCACCGTCGGTGGTGGCCTGCGCACCGTCGCAGACATCGAGGCCATGCTCAAATCAGGCGCCGACAAGGTGTCGCTCAACACCGCCGCGATCAAAGATCCTGAGCTTATCCGCGCCGCCTCCGAACGATTCGGCGCGCAGTGCATCGTGGTCGCCATCGACGCCAAACGGGAGCCCGACGGCAAATCCTGGCGTGTTTACACCCACGGCGGTCGCAATCCCACCGAGCTCGACGCCGTGGCTTGGGCCCAACGTGCGGTTGAATTGGGTGCCGGCGAGATTCTGCTCACCAGCATGGACTGCGACGGCATGAAAACCGGCTACGACGTCGCCCTCACCCGCGCCATCAGCGACGCCGTGAGTGTGCCCGTGATCGCCAGTGGCGGCGCCGGAGAACTCCCCCACTTTGCCGAGGCCCTCGACGCCGGCCGCGCCAGCGCCGTGCTTGCCGCCAGCCTCTTCCACTTCGGCGAACTCACCGTGCCGCAGGTCAAAGACTACCTCGCTGAGCACAACGTCCCCGTGCGCCGGTAA
- the rho gene encoding transcription termination factor Rho, whose product MENSTDNAAQSSAPEKDDNLIQVEGVLDIDKQKGGNGTLLDLKRFGKRRPSDVFVPKELIRRFKLRHGSLISGTAFPAEGRFPNPKMKFIESVDGLSIDDRKAKWDFTSFTTLSPDEKLKLETKDGRMTCRAVDLFCPIGKGTRGLVVAPPRTGKTTLLRDMAQGVIENHPECHVMILLVDERPEEVTDFKRSVTEAEVWASSNDEQVGNHIRIADMAIERAKRLVECGKDVVLFLDSLTRLARAHNTQRNSGRTGSGGLDVRALEKPRQLFAAARNTEEAGSLTIVASILVETGSRMDDVIFQEFKGTGNSDLVLDRKCAEMRIWPAINIQGSGTRKEELLIGAEDLDSIHFFRRALVQQKIEEATETMVSRLSKTKTNAEFLKLISR is encoded by the coding sequence ATGGAAAATTCCACCGATAACGCCGCTCAATCCTCCGCTCCGGAAAAGGACGACAACCTCATCCAAGTTGAGGGCGTCCTCGATATTGATAAGCAGAAAGGCGGCAACGGCACCCTCCTCGACCTCAAGCGCTTCGGCAAACGCCGTCCCTCCGATGTCTTTGTCCCCAAGGAGCTGATCCGCCGCTTTAAGCTTCGCCACGGCAGCCTCATCTCCGGCACCGCGTTCCCCGCCGAGGGCCGCTTCCCCAACCCCAAGATGAAGTTCATCGAGTCCGTCGACGGACTCTCCATCGACGACCGTAAGGCCAAGTGGGACTTCACCAGCTTCACCACCCTCTCTCCCGATGAGAAGCTGAAGCTCGAGACCAAGGACGGTCGGATGACCTGCCGTGCGGTCGACCTTTTTTGCCCGATTGGCAAAGGCACGCGCGGCCTCGTCGTCGCCCCGCCCCGCACCGGCAAAACCACCCTTCTCCGCGACATGGCTCAGGGCGTGATCGAAAACCACCCCGAGTGCCACGTCATGATCCTCCTCGTCGACGAACGCCCCGAAGAAGTCACCGACTTCAAACGCAGCGTGACCGAAGCCGAAGTCTGGGCCTCCTCCAATGACGAGCAGGTCGGTAACCACATCCGCATCGCCGACATGGCCATCGAGCGCGCCAAGCGCCTCGTCGAGTGCGGCAAGGATGTCGTGCTATTCCTCGACTCCCTCACCCGCCTCGCCCGCGCCCACAACACCCAGCGCAACTCCGGTCGCACCGGCTCCGGCGGTCTCGATGTCCGCGCCCTGGAGAAGCCCCGCCAGCTCTTCGCCGCCGCCCGCAACACCGAGGAAGCCGGCTCCCTGACCATCGTGGCTTCCATTCTGGTCGAAACCGGCAGCCGCATGGACGACGTGATCTTCCAGGAGTTCAAGGGCACCGGCAACAGCGACCTCGTGCTCGACCGCAAGTGCGCCGAGATGCGCATTTGGCCCGCGATCAACATCCAGGGCTCCGGCACCCGTAAGGAAGAACTCCTCATCGGCGCCGAAGACCTCGACAGCATCCACTTTTTCCGCCGCGCCCTCGTGCAGCAGAAGATTGAAGAAGCGACCGAGACCATGGTCTCACGCCTCTCCAAAACCAAGACCAACGCGGAGTTCCTCAAACTGATCTCCCGCTAA
- the acs gene encoding acetate--CoA ligase, which translates to MSREKRVFKPSAEFASQANLGSMAAYKRLYTESVNSPEKFWEKQAKELLVWRRQFKKVLKWKAPHAEWFGGGALNVCENCVDRHLKTERANKAALIFEGEPGDVRTVTYKQLYFHTSRLAHVFENMGIGQGDRVAIYMPMVPEAVFAMLACARVGAIHTVVFGGFSAESLKDRINDCGAKLVITADGSWRRGKIVPLKQTVDAAIEKTPTVQTVLVLRRCGNDIKMRDGRDVWWHDAWLGAPNHHKPKAFPSEHPLFILYTSGSTGKPKGVLHTSAGYLLGAKLSSQYVFDLKEDDLYFCSADIGWITGHSYVVYGLLSNGATVFLYEGAPNQPGPDRFWQMIDRHGITIFYTAPTAIRAFMRWGDNYVLSHHLKSLRLLGSVGEPINPEAWMWYYRMIGKKKCPIVDTWWQTETGSIMITPLPGATPCKPGSATLPFFGISPKVVDDKGKEVPKGSGGKLIIDKPWPSMLRTLWGDDERFKNTYFSEYPGVYFTGDGARQDKDGYFWIVGRIDDVLNISGHRLGTAEVESALVAHPKVAEAAAIGRPDELKGQSLVVFVTLKAGNEPNDDLKEELRNHVGKEIGAIAKPDVVRFAAALPKTRSGKIMRRILKEIAAGKEVKGDTTTLEDFAVVAALQADD; encoded by the coding sequence GTGTCCCGTGAGAAGCGGGTATTCAAGCCATCGGCCGAATTTGCGAGCCAAGCCAATCTTGGCAGCATGGCGGCCTATAAGAGACTCTACACCGAGTCTGTCAACTCCCCAGAGAAGTTCTGGGAAAAGCAGGCAAAGGAGTTACTCGTTTGGCGACGGCAGTTTAAGAAGGTGCTCAAGTGGAAGGCACCGCATGCGGAGTGGTTTGGCGGTGGCGCCCTGAATGTCTGCGAGAACTGCGTGGACCGCCATCTCAAGACCGAGCGGGCCAACAAAGCGGCGCTCATCTTCGAGGGCGAACCGGGGGACGTGCGCACCGTCACCTACAAACAGCTATATTTTCACACCTCCCGCCTGGCCCACGTCTTCGAAAACATGGGGATCGGCCAAGGCGACCGGGTGGCGATCTATATGCCGATGGTGCCGGAAGCGGTGTTCGCCATGCTCGCCTGCGCCCGCGTGGGCGCGATTCACACGGTGGTGTTTGGCGGTTTCAGTGCCGAGTCGCTGAAGGATCGCATCAACGATTGTGGAGCCAAGCTGGTCATCACGGCCGACGGCAGCTGGCGGCGGGGCAAGATCGTGCCGCTCAAGCAGACGGTCGACGCTGCGATCGAGAAAACGCCGACGGTGCAAACGGTGCTCGTGCTGCGTCGCTGCGGTAACGACATCAAGATGCGCGATGGTCGCGACGTCTGGTGGCACGACGCCTGGCTGGGCGCGCCGAATCATCACAAACCGAAGGCGTTTCCGTCCGAGCACCCGCTCTTCATCCTCTACACCTCGGGCAGCACCGGCAAACCGAAGGGCGTGTTGCACACCAGCGCGGGTTACCTGTTGGGGGCGAAGTTGTCGTCCCAATACGTCTTCGATCTCAAGGAGGACGACCTGTATTTCTGCTCGGCCGACATCGGTTGGATCACCGGGCACAGCTACGTGGTGTATGGTCTGCTCTCCAACGGTGCGACGGTGTTCCTCTACGAGGGAGCGCCCAACCAGCCGGGACCGGACCGCTTCTGGCAGATGATCGACCGCCACGGTATCACGATTTTCTATACAGCACCGACGGCGATCCGCGCCTTCATGCGCTGGGGCGACAATTATGTGCTCAGCCACCACCTCAAGTCCTTGCGCCTGCTCGGCTCGGTCGGTGAGCCGATCAATCCCGAGGCGTGGATGTGGTATTACCGCATGATCGGCAAAAAGAAGTGCCCGATTGTGGACACGTGGTGGCAAACCGAAACGGGCTCGATCATGATCACGCCGTTGCCCGGTGCGACGCCCTGCAAACCCGGTTCGGCCACGTTACCGTTCTTCGGCATTTCGCCCAAGGTCGTCGACGACAAGGGCAAGGAGGTGCCGAAAGGCTCGGGCGGCAAACTCATCATCGACAAGCCCTGGCCCTCGATGCTGCGCACGCTCTGGGGGGATGATGAGCGCTTCAAGAACACCTACTTCAGCGAATACCCTGGCGTCTATTTTACCGGAGACGGTGCCCGCCAGGACAAAGACGGCTACTTCTGGATCGTGGGCCGCATCGACGATGTGCTGAACATCTCCGGTCATCGCCTCGGCACGGCCGAAGTCGAGAGCGCGCTGGTTGCGCACCCGAAGGTCGCCGAGGCCGCTGCCATCGGCCGTCCGGATGAGCTGAAGGGGCAGTCGCTGGTGGTGTTTGTCACCCTCAAGGCCGGCAACGAGCCCAATGACGACCTCAAGGAGGAGTTGCGAAACCATGTGGGCAAGGAGATCGGCGCGATCGCCAAACCCGATGTGGTGCGCTTCGCGGCGGCGCTGCCCAAGACCCGCTCCGGCAAAATCATGCGCCGCATCCTCAAGGAAATCGCCGCCGGCAAGGAAGTGAAGGGCGACACCACGACCCTTGAAGACTTTGCAGTCGTGGCCGCCCTGCAAGCCGACGACTAA
- a CDS encoding type II secretion system protein GspG: MSHLQRNPAFRVVRGPFCVRGFTLIELLVVIVIIGVLAGITLSVSAGVRARAARDRAAGELAVLSVGLEDYRRVLGEYPQGEDATGLLAALAGQARPNGEALNRRPFVAFEALTLADPDPTLAGNVLLDPWEQPYVYRSFRQGARSGYRLYSIGPDGLDVPPSATGALDEDAAPNRDNVYAHR, translated from the coding sequence GTGTCACACCTGCAGCGAAACCCTGCTTTCCGAGTCGTCCGGGGGCCTTTTTGTGTCCGTGGCTTTACCCTCATAGAGCTGTTGGTGGTCATCGTGATCATCGGCGTGCTGGCGGGTATTACACTGAGCGTGTCGGCCGGCGTGAGGGCGCGAGCGGCCCGCGATCGGGCGGCGGGGGAATTGGCGGTGCTGTCGGTCGGGTTGGAAGACTACCGACGGGTGTTGGGCGAGTATCCACAGGGGGAGGACGCCACCGGGCTACTCGCGGCGCTGGCGGGGCAGGCGCGGCCAAATGGCGAGGCGCTGAACCGTCGTCCGTTTGTGGCCTTTGAGGCGCTGACTTTGGCCGATCCCGACCCGACGCTGGCCGGCAATGTGCTGCTGGACCCGTGGGAACAACCGTATGTTTATCGCTCATTTCGCCAAGGGGCCCGCAGTGGCTATCGACTCTATTCCATCGGTCCGGACGGGCTGGACGTGCCGCCCTCGGCGACTGGGGCGCTCGATGAGGATGCCGCGCCCAACCGGGACAACGTGTATGCGCATCGCTGA
- a CDS encoding type II secretion system protein, with protein MRIADIAGPGRDRRGFSLIEVLTVVVIIGILAAITIPVLSGARASADRAKTKAQFSQWASAMELYRQEYGFYPNIATGGKVDPERFAAELTGRTLSGAAIGEGYGNRKALRFYTLSADELDDDGLLLLDGFGNDDIAVRVDSNRDGLINASDSGSWVSVVGLEAGGGSAPTDLPEAVPTAGVRAGVVFYSAGRGRDENDLVLSWR; from the coding sequence ATGCGCATCGCTGACATTGCAGGGCCGGGGCGCGACCGGCGTGGTTTCTCGCTCATCGAGGTGCTGACCGTCGTGGTCATCATTGGCATTTTGGCCGCAATCACGATTCCAGTGCTGAGCGGCGCGCGGGCCTCGGCCGATCGGGCCAAAACCAAGGCACAGTTCAGTCAGTGGGCTTCGGCCATGGAACTCTATCGGCAGGAGTATGGATTTTATCCCAACATCGCCACGGGTGGCAAAGTCGACCCCGAGCGCTTCGCGGCCGAGCTGACCGGCCGCACCTTGAGTGGCGCAGCCATTGGCGAAGGGTATGGCAACCGCAAGGCGCTGCGTTTTTACACGCTCTCGGCCGACGAGCTCGACGACGACGGATTGTTGCTGCTCGACGGTTTCGGCAACGACGACATCGCGGTGCGGGTGGACAGCAACCGTGACGGCTTGATCAACGCCAGCGACAGCGGTTCGTGGGTGAGTGTGGTAGGGCTCGAAGCCGGTGGCGGTAGTGCGCCGACGGATTTGCCGGAGGCAGTGCCGACGGCGGGCGTGCGGGCCGGGGTGGTGTTTTATTCGGCCGGACGCGGACGCGACGAAAACGATCTCGTCCTGAGCTGGCGTTAG
- a CDS encoding pilus assembly FimT family protein: MPTTPRASSAAYTLIELMVVIALIAVLTAAVGLGLRGAGETQALAATGDIVRAQFEAAQARASIQGAAVAVVVNADAADTENYLKQIAVAQQQASGAWVGVDDALQLPGRVRMLVPAEGNSLWQSEVDVQLEPGGVSIPCYLAEYGAAGALAVPGGGSVWWENEDGVRAGLHISRYGAFTVIEGGTPP, translated from the coding sequence ATGCCCACGACGCCGCGCGCCTCCTCCGCCGCCTACACGCTCATCGAGCTCATGGTGGTGATCGCGCTCATCGCGGTGCTCACCGCAGCCGTGGGATTGGGATTGCGTGGAGCGGGAGAAACACAGGCTTTGGCGGCAACTGGAGACATTGTGCGGGCGCAGTTCGAGGCAGCCCAAGCGAGGGCGAGTATTCAAGGCGCGGCGGTGGCGGTCGTGGTGAACGCCGATGCGGCCGATACGGAAAATTACCTTAAGCAAATCGCGGTCGCACAGCAGCAAGCCAGTGGCGCGTGGGTGGGCGTTGACGATGCGTTGCAGCTGCCGGGCCGGGTGCGCATGCTGGTTCCCGCGGAGGGGAACTCGCTGTGGCAATCGGAGGTGGATGTGCAACTTGAACCGGGTGGTGTCAGCATCCCTTGCTATTTGGCTGAATATGGCGCGGCGGGGGCGTTGGCCGTGCCGGGGGGCGGCTCCGTATGGTGGGAGAATGAAGACGGCGTCAGGGCGGGCCTGCATATCAGTCGCTACGGCGCCTTTACGGTCATCGAGGGAGGAACTCCGCCGTGA
- a CDS encoding prepilin-type N-terminal cleavage/methylation domain-containing protein → MIADRFVTPGCSRPDSRGFSLVEIVVAIGIFVVGVLAMVALLSSTTNSAANTLDTNGAVRAGESAAVWARQLTWAEALQALGADPTDAAIYANRDGELSEWDGVAEADAFYAVSLERNVDLSPSTEDEVAGFLAMRLTVSWPVWQSPTSQIPFENRDTITFNVAVRR, encoded by the coding sequence GTGATCGCGGACCGATTTGTAACTCCGGGATGCTCCCGTCCCGACTCCCGCGGCTTTTCGTTGGTCGAGATCGTTGTGGCGATTGGTATCTTTGTGGTGGGCGTGCTCGCTATGGTGGCCTTGTTGTCCAGCACCACGAATTCGGCGGCGAACACGTTGGACACAAACGGTGCGGTGCGGGCGGGTGAATCGGCCGCGGTGTGGGCTCGCCAGCTCACGTGGGCGGAGGCTTTGCAGGCGCTGGGCGCCGACCCCACCGACGCCGCGATCTATGCAAACCGTGACGGCGAATTGAGCGAGTGGGATGGAGTTGCGGAAGCCGATGCGTTCTATGCGGTTTCACTCGAGCGCAACGTCGACCTCTCGCCGTCCACCGAAGATGAGGTTGCGGGATTTCTGGCGATGCGGCTGACGGTGAGCTGGCCGGTCTGGCAATCGCCGACCTCACAGATACCGTTCGAGAATCGGGACACGATCACCTTCAACGTGGCAGTGCGGCGATGA
- a CDS encoding PulJ/GspJ family protein: MKRRGFSLVELIVAVGITAVLAAVLLVIVSNTLEWWSRSAGALKLDNEANRILERMATDLQSAYARRDGIEWLRVPTDSSDVWVLRLFGNLANTSGATDDPATLREVSYRYADRALYRFESTASQALNSNYGWRDWSDVSDAEYLLGNQVEDLSVSFSAADDRAVVNPSSLDWPSRARLELTLINEDGVRRLAAIAAGASNESIQQVRTETTRRFVRWVEIIGRPL; the protein is encoded by the coding sequence ATGAAGCGCCGGGGCTTTTCGTTGGTCGAATTGATCGTGGCAGTCGGCATCACCGCGGTGTTGGCCGCAGTGCTTTTGGTCATTGTGAGCAATACTTTGGAATGGTGGAGCCGTTCGGCGGGGGCGCTGAAGCTCGACAATGAGGCCAACCGCATTCTCGAGCGTATGGCGACGGATCTTCAGAGTGCCTACGCGCGCCGCGACGGCATAGAATGGCTGCGCGTCCCCACCGATTCGTCCGATGTGTGGGTGCTTCGTTTATTCGGAAACCTTGCCAATACCTCAGGGGCCACGGACGATCCCGCAACCCTGCGAGAGGTTTCCTATCGCTATGCCGATCGCGCACTCTACCGCTTCGAAAGCACGGCCAGTCAGGCTTTAAATTCAAACTACGGTTGGCGGGACTGGTCGGATGTGTCGGACGCGGAATATCTCCTGGGGAACCAGGTTGAGGACCTATCAGTGAGTTTTAGCGCGGCTGACGATCGAGCAGTCGTGAATCCATCTTCGTTGGATTGGCCGTCACGAGCACGATTGGAACTGACATTGATCAACGAAGATGGTGTGCGCAGGCTGGCCGCGATCGCAGCTGGGGCGTCCAACGAATCGATTCAGCAGGTGCGAACAGAAACCACCCGGCGGTTTGTCCGGTGGGTTGAAATCATCGGGAGGCCGTTGTGA